CGGACTGCTGACCCACCGCATATTGCACACGGGGCAGCACTACGACGAAAAAATGTCGAAGGTCTTTTTTGACGACCTCGAACTGCCGCAACCGGACGTGTTTCTCGGTGTCGGTTCGGGAACGCATGCGCAGCAAACCGCGCGTGTGATGATCGAATTCGAAAAGGCGCTGCAAACCGAACGCCCCGATCTTGTCATCGTCGTGGGTGATGTCAACTCGACGCTCGCCTGTTCGGTAACCGCCAGCAAACTCGGCATCCCGGTCGCGCATGTGGAAGCCGGGCTGCGGAGCTTCGACCGCGACATGCCCGAAGAGATAAACCGGCTCGTCACGGATGTGTTGTCGGACTATCTTTTCGTGACCGAGCAGGCCGGCCTCGAGAATCTGGCACGCGAGGGCGTACCCGCATCCAAGGTGCATTTTGTCGGTCACGTGATGATCGATTCGTTGATGCGGTATCGCGGGCGCCCTACTGCCGCTCAGGCGCTTGCCGCACACGGTGTCGAACCATCCCGCTATATTCTTGTGACCCTGCATCGGCCGTCGAACGTCGACAGCGAGGAGAATCTCGTCAAGATCCTGCGCATATTCGAAGGCCTTCGCGATGAAGCCCCCATCCTTTTTCCCGTACACCCACGGACGCGGCAGCGCCTCGCCGATACGGGCCTCTCATCCTCGTTCGAAGCCCTGCCGAATCTGCGGCTGTGCGATCCGATCGGATACGTGGATTTTCTCGCGCTCGAGGAACACGCAGGCGTGGTGATGACGGACTCGGGTGGAATACAGGAGGAGACCACCTTTCTCCAGGTGCCCTGCCTCACCCTCCGCGAAAACACCGAACGCCCTGTCACCGTCACACACGGTACAAATCAACTTCTGGGACTCGACGTCGAAGCGGCCGTGCGGCTTGCACGCGAAGCCCTGGCGGGAAACGGAAAACGCGGCGTGATCCCCGATCTGTGGGATGGGCACGCGGCTGAACGCA
This is a stretch of genomic DNA from Ignavibacteriota bacterium. It encodes these proteins:
- the wecB gene encoding UDP-N-acetylglucosamine 2-epimerase (non-hydrolyzing), encoding MPVFLSVVGARPNFMKVAPLHHAFRAYAGLLTHRILHTGQHYDEKMSKVFFDDLELPQPDVFLGVGSGTHAQQTARVMIEFEKALQTERPDLVIVVGDVNSTLACSVTASKLGIPVAHVEAGLRSFDRDMPEEINRLVTDVLSDYLFVTEQAGLENLAREGVPASKVHFVGHVMIDSLMRYRGRPTAAQALAAHGVEPSRYILVTLHRPSNVDSEENLVKILRIFEGLRDEAPILFPVHPRTRQRLADTGLSSSFEALPNLRLCDPIGYVDFLALEEHAGVVMTDSGGIQEETTFLQVPCLTLRENTERPVTVTHGTNQLLGLDVEAAVRLAREALAGNGKRGVIPDLWDGHAAERIAAVLARDFGITLTGGTVPA